In Acomys russatus chromosome 26, mAcoRus1.1, whole genome shotgun sequence, a genomic segment contains:
- the Adgrl1 gene encoding adhesion G protein-coupled receptor L1 isoform X3: protein MARLAAALWSLCVTTVLVTSATQGLSRAGLPFGLMRRELACEGYPIELRCPGSDVIMVENANYGRTDDKICDADPFQMENVQCYLPDAFKIMSQRCNNRTQCVVVAGSDAFPDPCPGTYKYLEVQYDCVPYIEVEQKVFVCPGTLQKVLEPTSTHESEHQSGAWCKDPLQAGDRIYVMPWIPYRTDTLTEYASWEDYVAARHTTTYRLPNRVDGTGFVVYDGAVFYNKERTRNIVKYDLRTRIKSGETVINTANYHDTSPYRWGGKTDIDLAVDENGLWVIYATEGNNGRLVVSQLNPYTLRFEGTWETGYDKRSASNAFMVCGVLYVLRSVYVDDDSEAAGNRVDYAFNTNANREEPVSLAFPNPYQFVSSVDYNPRDNQLYVWNNYFVVRYSLEFGPPDPSAGPATSPPLSTTTTARPTPLTSTASPAATTPLRRAPLTTHPVGAINQLGPDLPPATAPAPSTRRPPAPNLHVSPELFCEPREVRRVQWPATQQGMLVERPCPKGTRGIASFQCLPALGLWNPRGPDLSNCTSPWVNQVAQKIKSGENAANIASELARHTRGSIYAGDVSSSVKLMEQLLDILDAQLQALRPIERESAGKNYNKMHKRERTCKDYIKAVVETVDNLLRPEALESWKDMNATEQVHTATMLLDVLEEGAFLLADNVREPARFLAAKQNVVLEVTVLNTEGQVQELVFPQEYPSENSIQLSANTIKQNSRNGVVKVVFILYNNLGLFLSTENATVKLAGEAGAGGPGGASLVVNSQVIAASINKESSRVFLMDPVIFTVAHLEAKNHFNANCSFWNYSERSMLGYWSTQGCRLVESNKTHTTCACSHLTNFAVLMAHREIYQGHINELLLSVITWVGIVISLVCLAICISTFCFLRGLQTDRNTIHKNLCINLFLAELLFLVGIDKTQYEVACPIFAGLLHYFFLAAFSWLCLEGVHLYLLLVEVFESEYSRTKYYYLGGYCFPALVVGIAAAIDYRSYGTEKACWLRVDNYFIWSFIGPVSFVIVVNLVFLMVTLHKMIRSSSVLKPDSSRLDNIKSWALGAIALLFLLGLTWAFGLLFINKESVVMAYLFTTFNAFQGVFIFVFHCALQKKVHKEYSKCLRHSYCCIRSPPGGAHGSLKTSAMRSNTRYYTGTQSRIRRMWNDTVRKQTESSFMAGDINSTPTLNRGTMGNHLLTNPVLQPRGGTSPYNTLIAESVGFNPSSPPVFNSPGSYREPKHPLGGREACGMDTLPLNGNFNNSYSLRSGDFPPGDGGPEPPRGRNLADAAAFEKMIISELVHNNLRGASGGAKGPPPEPPVPPVPGVSEDEAGGPGSADRAEIELLYKALEEPLLLPRAQSVLYQSDLDESESCTAEDGATSRPLSSPPGRDSLYASGANLRDSPSYPDSSPEGPNEALPPPPPAPPGPPEIYYTSRPPALVARNPLQGYYQVRRPSHEGYLAAPSLEGPGPDGDGQMQLVTSL from the exons TAGAAGTGGAGCAGAAAG TCTTCGTGTGCCCAGGGACCCTGCAGAAGGTGCTGGAGCCCACATCCACACATGAGTCAGAGCATCAGTCTGGTGCATGGTGCAAGGACCCGCTACAGGCAGGTGACCGCATCTACGTCATGCCCTGGATCCCCTACCGTACAGACACACTGACTGAATATGCCTCGTGGGAGGACTATGTGGCCGCGCGCCACACCACCACGTACAGACTGCCCAACCGTGTGGATGGTACCGGCTTTGTGGTCTATGACGGCGCAGTCTTCTACAACAAGGAGCGCACGCGCAACATTGTCAAGTATGACCTGCGGACCCGCATCAAGAGCGGTGAGACAGTCATCAACACGGCCAACTACCATGACACTTCGCCTTACCGCTGGGGAGGCAAAACCGACATCGACCTGGCCGTGGATGAGAATGGGCTGTGGGTCATCTATGCCACCGAGGGAAACAACGGGCGCCTGGTGGTGAGCCAGCTCAACCCCTACACGCTGCGCTTCGAGGGCACGTGGGAAACGGGCTACGACAAGCGCTCGGCCTCCAATGCCTTCATGGTATGCGGCGTCCTTTATGTGTTGCGCTCCGTTTACGTGGATGATGACAGCGAGGCAGCAGGCAACCGCGTGGACTACGCCTTCAACACCAACGCAAACCGAGAGGAGCCTGTCAGTCTGGCCTTCCCCAACCCCTACCAGTTTGTCTCCTCTGTCGACTACAACCCCCGGGACAACCAGCTCTATGTGTGGAACAACTATTTTGTGGTGCGCTACAGCCTGGAGTTCGGACCCCCAGATCccagtgctg GGCCAGCCACTTCCCCGCCtctcagcaccaccaccacagcgCGGCCCACACCCCTTACCAGCACAGCCTCGCCTGCAGCCACCACTCCACTCCGCAGGGCGCCCCTCACCACACACCCAGTGGGTGCCATCAACCAGTTGGGACCTGACCTGCCTCCAGCCACAGCCCCGGCACCCAGTACCCGGCGGCCTCCAGCCCCCAACCTGCATGTGTCCCCCGAGCTCTTCTGTGAACCCCGAGAGGTCCGGCGGGTCCAGTGGCCAGCTACCCAGCAGGGTATGCTGGTGGAGAGGCCTTGCCCCAAGGGAACTCGAG GAATTGCCTCGTTCCAGTGTCTCCCAGCTCTGGGGCTCTGGAACCCTCGGGGCCCTGACCTCAGCAACTGCACTTCCCCCTGGGTCAACCAAGTAGCCCAGAAG ATCAAGAGTGGAGAGAATGCAGCCAACATTGCTAGTGAGCTGGCCCGCCACACACGGGGCTCCATCTATGCTGGGGACGTGTCCTCGTCGGTGAAGCTGATGGAGCAACTCCTAGACATCCTGGATGCCCAGCTCCAGGCCCTACGGCCCATCGAGCGCGAGTCAGCCGGCAAGAACTACAATAAG ATGCATAAGCGAGAGAGAACCTGCAAGGACTATATCAAG GCTGTGGTGGAGACAGTGGACAACCTGCTCCGGCCAGAGGCCCTTGAGTCATGGAAAGACATGAATGCCACCGAGCAGGTGCACACGGCCACCATGCTCCTTGATGTCCTGGAGGAGGGCGCCTTCCTGCTAGCCGACAACGTCAGGGAACCTGCTCGCTTCTTGGCTGCCAAGCAGAATGTGG TCCTGGAAGTGACTGTCCTGAATACAGAGGGCCAAGTGCAGGAGTTGGTGTTCCCTCAGGAATACCCCAGCGAGAACTCCATCCAGCTGTCTGCCAACACCATCAAGCAGAATAGCCGCAATG GTGTGGTCAAGGTCGTCTTCATCCTCTACAACAACCTGGGCCTCTTCTTGTCCACGGAGAATGCCACAGTGAAGCTGGCAGGCGAGGCAGGGGCCGGTGGTCCTGGAGGTGCCTCCCTGGTGGTGAACTCACAGGTCATTGCAGCGTCCATCAATAAGGAGTCGAGCCGTGTCTTCCTCATGGACCCTGTCATCTTTACCGTGGCCCACTTGGAG GCCAAGAACCACTTCAATGCAAACTGCTCCTTCTGGAACTACTCAGAGCGCTCCATGCTGGGCTACTGGTCAACCCAGGGCTGCCGCCTGGTGGAGTCCAATAAGACCCATACCACATGTGCCTGCAGCCACCTCACCAACTTCGCAGTGCTCATGGCTCATCGAGAGATC TACCAGGGCCACATCAATGAACTGCTGTTGTCAGTCATCACCTGGGTTGGCATCGTCATCTCCCTGGTCTGTCTGGCCATCTGCATCTCCACCTTCTGCTTCCTGCGGGGCCTGCAGACCGACCGCAACACCATCCACAAGAACCTGTGCATCAACCTCTTTCTTGCGGAGTTGCTCTTCCTGGTCGGGATAGACAAGACTCAGTATGAG GTCGCCTGCCCTATCTTTGCTGGCTTGCTGCACTACTTCTTCCTGGCCGCCTTCTCCTGGCTGTGCTTAGAGGGTGTGCACCTCTACCTGCTGCTGGTGGAGGTGTTCGAGAGCGAGTACTCGCGCACCAAGTACTATTACCTGGGTGGCTACTGCTTCCCAGCCCTGGTGGTAGGCATCGCGGCAGCCATTGACTACCGAAGCTACGGCACCGAGAAGGC CTGCTGGCTGAGGGTGGATAACTACTTCATCTGGAGCTTCATTGGGCCCGTCTCCTTTGTCATTGTG GTGAACCTGGTGTTCCTCATGGTAACCCTGCACAAGATGATCCGAAGCTCATCAGTGCTCAAGCCTGACTCCAGCCGCCTTGACAACATCAA GTCCTGGGCACTGGGTGCCATTGCGCTGCTCTTCCTGCTGGGCCTCACCTGGGCGTTTGGCCTCCTCTTCATCAACAAGGAGTCGGTAGTCATGGCCTATCTCTTCACCACCTTCAACGCCTTCCAGGGTGTCTTCATCTTTGTCTTTCACTGCGCCTTACAGAAAAAG GTGCACAAGGAGTACAGCAAGTGCCTGCGTCACTCCTACTGCTGCATCCGCTCCCCACCTGGGGGCGCTCATGGCTCCCTTAAGACCTCAGCCATGCGAAGTAACACCCGATACTACACAGGGACCCAG AGCCGGATCCGGAGGATGTGGAACGACACCGTGAGGAAACAGACAGAGTCCTCCTTTATGGCAGGTGACATCAACAGCACCCCCACCCTGAACCGAG GTACCATGGGGAACCATCTACTGACCAACCCTGTGCTACAGCCTCGTGGGGGCACCAGCCCATACAATACACTCATTGCAGAGTCCGTGGGCTTCAACCCCTCCTCGCCCCCAGTCTTCAACTCCCCAG GAAGCTACAGGGAACCCA AGCACCCCTTGGGAGGCCGGGAAGCCTGTGGCATGGACACCCTGCCCCTTAACGGCAACTTCAACAACAGCTACTCCTTGCGAAGCGGGGATTTTCCTCCAGGGGATGGGGGTCCTGAGCCACCCCGAGGCCGGAATCTGGCCGATGCTGCCGCCTTTGAGAAGATGATCATCTCAGAGCTGGTGCACAACAACCTACGGGGGGCGAGTGGGGGCGCTAAAGGGCCACCACCAGAGCCTCCTGTGCCACCCGTGCCAGGGGTCAGTGAGGACGAGGCCGGTGGGCCAGGGAGTGCTGACCGGGCGGAGATTGAACTTCTCTACAAGGCCCTGGAGGAGCCCCTGCTGCTGCCCCGGGCCCAGTCGGTGCTGTACCAGAGTGATCTGGATGAGTCGGAGAGCTGCACAGCAGAGGATGGGGCCACCAGCcggcccctctcctcccctcccggCCGGGACTCCCTCTACGCCAGTGGGGCCAACCTGCGGGACTCGCCCTCCTACCCGGACAGCAGCCCCGAAGGGCCTAATGAggccctgcccccgcccccacctgccCCTCCTGGGCCCCCAGAAATCTACTACACCTCCCGCCCACCGGCCCTGGTGGCTCGGAATCCCCTACAGGGCTACTACCAGGTGCGGCGGCCCAGCCACGAGGGCTATCTGGCAGCCCCCAGCCTCGAGGGGCCAGGGCCCGATGGGGATGGGCAGATGCAGTTGGTCACTAGTCTCTGA
- the Adgrl1 gene encoding adhesion G protein-coupled receptor L1 isoform X7, which produces MGGWGGAPHLSDISAALVPPPEPGMVTVFVCPGTLQKVLEPTSTHESEHQSGAWCKDPLQAGDRIYVMPWIPYRTDTLTEYASWEDYVAARHTTTYRLPNRVDGTGFVVYDGAVFYNKERTRNIVKYDLRTRIKSGETVINTANYHDTSPYRWGGKTDIDLAVDENGLWVIYATEGNNGRLVVSQLNPYTLRFEGTWETGYDKRSASNAFMVCGVLYVLRSVYVDDDSEAAGNRVDYAFNTNANREEPVSLAFPNPYQFVSSVDYNPRDNQLYVWNNYFVVRYSLEFGPPDPSAGPATSPPLSTTTTARPTPLTSTASPAATTPLRRAPLTTHPVGAINQLGPDLPPATAPAPSTRRPPAPNLHVSPELFCEPREVRRVQWPATQQGMLVERPCPKGTRGIASFQCLPALGLWNPRGPDLSNCTSPWVNQVAQKIKSGENAANIASELARHTRGSIYAGDVSSSVKLMEQLLDILDAQLQALRPIERESAGKNYNKMHKRERTCKDYIKAVVETVDNLLRPEALESWKDMNATEQVHTATMLLDVLEEGAFLLADNVREPARFLAAKQNVVLEVTVLNTEGQVQELVFPQEYPSENSIQLSANTIKQNSRNGVVKVVFILYNNLGLFLSTENATVKLAGEAGAGGPGGASLVVNSQVIAASINKESSRVFLMDPVIFTVAHLEAKNHFNANCSFWNYSERSMLGYWSTQGCRLVESNKTHTTCACSHLTNFAVLMAHREIYQGHINELLLSVITWVGIVISLVCLAICISTFCFLRGLQTDRNTIHKNLCINLFLAELLFLVGIDKTQYEVACPIFAGLLHYFFLAAFSWLCLEGVHLYLLLVEVFESEYSRTKYYYLGGYCFPALVVGIAAAIDYRSYGTEKACWLRVDNYFIWSFIGPVSFVIVVNLVFLMVTLHKMIRSSSVLKPDSSRLDNIKSWALGAIALLFLLGLTWAFGLLFINKESVVMAYLFTTFNAFQGVFIFVFHCALQKKVHKEYSKCLRHSYCCIRSPPGGAHGSLKTSAMRSNTRYYTGTQVPGQGRHVHQVSLGPRGRSALPASQKGPGGQGGPRDPLMFGLCPQSRIRRMWNDTVRKQTESSFMAGDINSTPTLNRGTMGNHLLTNPVLQPRGGTSPYNTLIAESVGFNPSSPPVFNSPGSYREPKHPLGGREACGMDTLPLNGNFNNSYSLRSGDFPPGDGGPEPPRGRNLADAAAFEKMIISELVHNNLRGASGGAKGPPPEPPVPPVPGVSEDEAGGPGSADRAEIELLYKALEEPLLLPRAQSVLYQSDLDESESCTAEDGATSRPLSSPPGRDSLYASGANLRDSPSYPDSSPEGPNEALPPPPPAPPGPPEIYYTSRPPALVARNPLQGYYQVRRPSHEGYLAAPSLEGPGPDGDGQMQLVTSL; this is translated from the exons atgggggggtggggcggggccccCCACCTTTCTGACATCAGCGCTGCCTTGGTCCCTCCTCCCGAGCCGGGGATGGTCACAG TCTTCGTGTGCCCAGGGACCCTGCAGAAGGTGCTGGAGCCCACATCCACACATGAGTCAGAGCATCAGTCTGGTGCATGGTGCAAGGACCCGCTACAGGCAGGTGACCGCATCTACGTCATGCCCTGGATCCCCTACCGTACAGACACACTGACTGAATATGCCTCGTGGGAGGACTATGTGGCCGCGCGCCACACCACCACGTACAGACTGCCCAACCGTGTGGATGGTACCGGCTTTGTGGTCTATGACGGCGCAGTCTTCTACAACAAGGAGCGCACGCGCAACATTGTCAAGTATGACCTGCGGACCCGCATCAAGAGCGGTGAGACAGTCATCAACACGGCCAACTACCATGACACTTCGCCTTACCGCTGGGGAGGCAAAACCGACATCGACCTGGCCGTGGATGAGAATGGGCTGTGGGTCATCTATGCCACCGAGGGAAACAACGGGCGCCTGGTGGTGAGCCAGCTCAACCCCTACACGCTGCGCTTCGAGGGCACGTGGGAAACGGGCTACGACAAGCGCTCGGCCTCCAATGCCTTCATGGTATGCGGCGTCCTTTATGTGTTGCGCTCCGTTTACGTGGATGATGACAGCGAGGCAGCAGGCAACCGCGTGGACTACGCCTTCAACACCAACGCAAACCGAGAGGAGCCTGTCAGTCTGGCCTTCCCCAACCCCTACCAGTTTGTCTCCTCTGTCGACTACAACCCCCGGGACAACCAGCTCTATGTGTGGAACAACTATTTTGTGGTGCGCTACAGCCTGGAGTTCGGACCCCCAGATCccagtgctg GGCCAGCCACTTCCCCGCCtctcagcaccaccaccacagcgCGGCCCACACCCCTTACCAGCACAGCCTCGCCTGCAGCCACCACTCCACTCCGCAGGGCGCCCCTCACCACACACCCAGTGGGTGCCATCAACCAGTTGGGACCTGACCTGCCTCCAGCCACAGCCCCGGCACCCAGTACCCGGCGGCCTCCAGCCCCCAACCTGCATGTGTCCCCCGAGCTCTTCTGTGAACCCCGAGAGGTCCGGCGGGTCCAGTGGCCAGCTACCCAGCAGGGTATGCTGGTGGAGAGGCCTTGCCCCAAGGGAACTCGAG GAATTGCCTCGTTCCAGTGTCTCCCAGCTCTGGGGCTCTGGAACCCTCGGGGCCCTGACCTCAGCAACTGCACTTCCCCCTGGGTCAACCAAGTAGCCCAGAAG ATCAAGAGTGGAGAGAATGCAGCCAACATTGCTAGTGAGCTGGCCCGCCACACACGGGGCTCCATCTATGCTGGGGACGTGTCCTCGTCGGTGAAGCTGATGGAGCAACTCCTAGACATCCTGGATGCCCAGCTCCAGGCCCTACGGCCCATCGAGCGCGAGTCAGCCGGCAAGAACTACAATAAG ATGCATAAGCGAGAGAGAACCTGCAAGGACTATATCAAG GCTGTGGTGGAGACAGTGGACAACCTGCTCCGGCCAGAGGCCCTTGAGTCATGGAAAGACATGAATGCCACCGAGCAGGTGCACACGGCCACCATGCTCCTTGATGTCCTGGAGGAGGGCGCCTTCCTGCTAGCCGACAACGTCAGGGAACCTGCTCGCTTCTTGGCTGCCAAGCAGAATGTGG TCCTGGAAGTGACTGTCCTGAATACAGAGGGCCAAGTGCAGGAGTTGGTGTTCCCTCAGGAATACCCCAGCGAGAACTCCATCCAGCTGTCTGCCAACACCATCAAGCAGAATAGCCGCAATG GTGTGGTCAAGGTCGTCTTCATCCTCTACAACAACCTGGGCCTCTTCTTGTCCACGGAGAATGCCACAGTGAAGCTGGCAGGCGAGGCAGGGGCCGGTGGTCCTGGAGGTGCCTCCCTGGTGGTGAACTCACAGGTCATTGCAGCGTCCATCAATAAGGAGTCGAGCCGTGTCTTCCTCATGGACCCTGTCATCTTTACCGTGGCCCACTTGGAG GCCAAGAACCACTTCAATGCAAACTGCTCCTTCTGGAACTACTCAGAGCGCTCCATGCTGGGCTACTGGTCAACCCAGGGCTGCCGCCTGGTGGAGTCCAATAAGACCCATACCACATGTGCCTGCAGCCACCTCACCAACTTCGCAGTGCTCATGGCTCATCGAGAGATC TACCAGGGCCACATCAATGAACTGCTGTTGTCAGTCATCACCTGGGTTGGCATCGTCATCTCCCTGGTCTGTCTGGCCATCTGCATCTCCACCTTCTGCTTCCTGCGGGGCCTGCAGACCGACCGCAACACCATCCACAAGAACCTGTGCATCAACCTCTTTCTTGCGGAGTTGCTCTTCCTGGTCGGGATAGACAAGACTCAGTATGAG GTCGCCTGCCCTATCTTTGCTGGCTTGCTGCACTACTTCTTCCTGGCCGCCTTCTCCTGGCTGTGCTTAGAGGGTGTGCACCTCTACCTGCTGCTGGTGGAGGTGTTCGAGAGCGAGTACTCGCGCACCAAGTACTATTACCTGGGTGGCTACTGCTTCCCAGCCCTGGTGGTAGGCATCGCGGCAGCCATTGACTACCGAAGCTACGGCACCGAGAAGGC CTGCTGGCTGAGGGTGGATAACTACTTCATCTGGAGCTTCATTGGGCCCGTCTCCTTTGTCATTGTG GTGAACCTGGTGTTCCTCATGGTAACCCTGCACAAGATGATCCGAAGCTCATCAGTGCTCAAGCCTGACTCCAGCCGCCTTGACAACATCAA GTCCTGGGCACTGGGTGCCATTGCGCTGCTCTTCCTGCTGGGCCTCACCTGGGCGTTTGGCCTCCTCTTCATCAACAAGGAGTCGGTAGTCATGGCCTATCTCTTCACCACCTTCAACGCCTTCCAGGGTGTCTTCATCTTTGTCTTTCACTGCGCCTTACAGAAAAAG GTGCACAAGGAGTACAGCAAGTGCCTGCGTCACTCCTACTGCTGCATCCGCTCCCCACCTGGGGGCGCTCATGGCTCCCTTAAGACCTCAGCCATGCGAAGTAACACCCGATACTACACAGGGACCCAGGTACCCGGGCAGGGAAGGCATGTCCACCAGGTCTCTCTGGGGCCAAGAGGCAGGAGTGCTCTGCCAGCATCTCAGAAAGGTCCTGGCGGGCAGGGTGGTCCTAGAGATCCCCTCATGTTTGGGCTGTGTCCTCAGAGCCGGATCCGGAGGATGTGGAACGACACCGTGAGGAAACAGACAGAGTCCTCCTTTATGGCAGGTGACATCAACAGCACCCCCACCCTGAACCGAG GTACCATGGGGAACCATCTACTGACCAACCCTGTGCTACAGCCTCGTGGGGGCACCAGCCCATACAATACACTCATTGCAGAGTCCGTGGGCTTCAACCCCTCCTCGCCCCCAGTCTTCAACTCCCCAG GAAGCTACAGGGAACCCA AGCACCCCTTGGGAGGCCGGGAAGCCTGTGGCATGGACACCCTGCCCCTTAACGGCAACTTCAACAACAGCTACTCCTTGCGAAGCGGGGATTTTCCTCCAGGGGATGGGGGTCCTGAGCCACCCCGAGGCCGGAATCTGGCCGATGCTGCCGCCTTTGAGAAGATGATCATCTCAGAGCTGGTGCACAACAACCTACGGGGGGCGAGTGGGGGCGCTAAAGGGCCACCACCAGAGCCTCCTGTGCCACCCGTGCCAGGGGTCAGTGAGGACGAGGCCGGTGGGCCAGGGAGTGCTGACCGGGCGGAGATTGAACTTCTCTACAAGGCCCTGGAGGAGCCCCTGCTGCTGCCCCGGGCCCAGTCGGTGCTGTACCAGAGTGATCTGGATGAGTCGGAGAGCTGCACAGCAGAGGATGGGGCCACCAGCcggcccctctcctcccctcccggCCGGGACTCCCTCTACGCCAGTGGGGCCAACCTGCGGGACTCGCCCTCCTACCCGGACAGCAGCCCCGAAGGGCCTAATGAggccctgcccccgcccccacctgccCCTCCTGGGCCCCCAGAAATCTACTACACCTCCCGCCCACCGGCCCTGGTGGCTCGGAATCCCCTACAGGGCTACTACCAGGTGCGGCGGCCCAGCCACGAGGGCTATCTGGCAGCCCCCAGCCTCGAGGGGCCAGGGCCCGATGGGGATGGGCAGATGCAGTTGGTCACTAGTCTCTGA